In Stenotrophomonas sp. 610A2, one DNA window encodes the following:
- a CDS encoding chorismate transformation enzyme, FkbO/Hyg5 family, giving the protein MNALTSPAAAAALQIDYADPSQLNALLADPQVLAIVGFQAGDGTAASDDPRYLQVGLQPDGEAQLEVWRSDKPVSSGRDANGVAWASDGALMFGALQVDEHQHGGIIGASEHAYARMLEALPAHAYPHLLRIWNYLDAITDGEGDSERYREFCVGRARGIGAIDTSTLPAATAIGRVDGVRVLQVYWLAAREAGTPLENPRQVSAYRYPRQYGRQSPSFARAMLAANGSRLPLLLSGTASVVGHATLHGDSTQRQLQETFANFEALIGAARAHRPGLPTQFGDGSRLKVYVRDAAEIAEVRAALASHLPPQVPYIVLHAAVCRRDLRVEIDGVHDA; this is encoded by the coding sequence ATGAATGCCCTGACATCTCCGGCAGCGGCTGCCGCGCTGCAGATCGACTATGCCGATCCTTCGCAGCTGAACGCCTTGCTGGCCGATCCGCAGGTGCTGGCCATCGTCGGTTTCCAGGCCGGCGACGGCACCGCAGCCAGCGATGACCCGCGCTATCTGCAGGTCGGCCTGCAGCCGGATGGCGAGGCCCAGCTGGAAGTATGGCGCAGCGACAAGCCGGTCAGCAGCGGCCGCGACGCCAATGGCGTGGCCTGGGCCAGCGATGGTGCATTGATGTTCGGTGCGCTGCAGGTGGATGAGCACCAGCACGGCGGCATCATCGGCGCCTCCGAGCACGCCTATGCGCGCATGCTCGAAGCCCTGCCTGCGCATGCCTATCCGCACCTGCTGCGGATCTGGAACTACCTGGACGCGATCACCGACGGCGAAGGCGACAGCGAACGCTACCGCGAGTTCTGCGTGGGCCGTGCCCGTGGCATCGGTGCCATCGACACCAGCACCCTGCCAGCTGCCACCGCCATCGGTCGCGTCGACGGCGTGCGCGTGCTGCAGGTGTATTGGCTGGCCGCGCGTGAGGCCGGCACTCCGCTGGAAAACCCGCGTCAGGTCAGCGCCTACCGCTACCCGCGCCAGTACGGCCGGCAATCACCGAGTTTCGCCCGTGCCATGCTGGCCGCCAACGGCAGCCGCCTGCCGCTGCTGCTGTCAGGCACCGCCAGCGTGGTCGGCCATGCCACCCTGCACGGCGACAGCACCCAGCGCCAGTTGCAGGAAACCTTCGCCAATTTCGAAGCGCTGATTGGCGCGGCACGTGCGCATCGGCCGGGTTTGCCAACCCAGTTCGGCGACGGTAGCCGGCTCAAGGTCTATGTGCGCGATGCGGCCGAGATTGCCGAGGTGCGCGCAGCCCTGGCCTCGCACCTACCGCCACAGGTGCCGTATATCGTGCTGCATGCAGCGGTATGCCGGCGCGACCTGCGGGTCGAGATCGACGGCGTCCACGACGCCTGA
- a CDS encoding phosphopantetheine-binding protein — translation MSQQNDAERELAGLLVESLNLEDVDPAQIDPEAALFNDGLGLDSIDALELALAISKRYGFQLRSDNEDNRRIFGSLRALSAHIQANKTV, via the coding sequence ATGTCGCAACAAAATGATGCCGAGCGCGAGCTGGCCGGGCTGCTGGTCGAGAGCCTGAACCTGGAAGACGTGGACCCGGCCCAGATCGACCCGGAAGCAGCGTTGTTCAATGATGGCCTGGGCCTGGATTCGATCGATGCGCTGGAGCTGGCCTTGGCCATCAGCAAGCGCTACGGCTTCCAGCTGCGCTCGGACAACGAGGACAACCGCCGCATTTTCGGTTCCCTGCGTGCCCTGTCGGCACATATCCAAGCCAACAAGACGGTCTGA
- a CDS encoding ketosynthase, protein MTAASPEPGHGPVALALRVILLLAYPVLSHVASLRNEGMWAAAALAGLVLLCLLEPLARRQPWAFGVLAASCALLWWLGGSSWAWMLLLAPPVVFPLLVAWGFARSLLPGQVPLITRIVRALYARAEMPLTAKLERYTRRLSAAWALVLVLLALINLGLAMSAVPDGLLAAFGIQPWWPVTHEQWSWCANIADWGLIGGFFALEYAVRSQLFPQRPYRNAWDFMRQMGQLGPAFWRDLLR, encoded by the coding sequence GTGACTGCTGCCAGCCCTGAACCCGGCCACGGGCCGGTGGCGCTGGCGCTGCGGGTGATCCTGCTGCTGGCCTACCCGGTGCTGTCGCACGTGGCCAGCCTGCGCAATGAAGGCATGTGGGCTGCCGCCGCTTTGGCTGGGCTGGTCCTGCTATGCCTGCTGGAACCGCTCGCGCGGCGCCAGCCATGGGCGTTCGGCGTGCTGGCGGCGAGCTGTGCGCTGCTGTGGTGGCTGGGTGGATCGAGCTGGGCCTGGATGCTGCTGCTGGCACCGCCGGTGGTATTCCCGTTGCTGGTGGCCTGGGGCTTTGCCCGTTCGCTGCTGCCGGGGCAGGTTCCGCTGATCACCCGCATCGTGCGGGCGCTGTATGCGCGGGCCGAGATGCCGCTGACGGCGAAGCTCGAACGCTATACGCGCCGGCTCAGTGCTGCCTGGGCCCTGGTGCTGGTGCTGCTGGCACTGATCAACCTGGGCCTGGCGATGAGCGCGGTACCCGACGGCCTGCTGGCGGCGTTCGGCATCCAGCCGTGGTGGCCGGTGACCCATGAACAATGGTCGTGGTGCGCGAACATCGCCGATTGGGGGCTGATCGGCGGCTTCTTCGCGCTGGAATACGCGGTGCGCTCGCAGTTGTTCCCGCAGCGCCCTTACCGCAACGCCTGGGATTTCATGCGCCAGATGGGCCAGCTCGGGCCGGCGTTCTGGCGCGACCTGCTGCGCTGA
- a CDS encoding 3-hydroxyacyl-ACP dehydratase FabZ family protein, which produces MYFSIPSDHPCLPGHFPGRPLVPGVVVLEQVLQAVAAECGHAVGALRLPQVKFMAPLLPDEQARIELEGQAPRWKFRVLRADQLLVRGELVLAEADARA; this is translated from the coding sequence ATGTACTTCAGCATTCCTTCCGATCACCCCTGCCTGCCCGGCCATTTCCCGGGCCGGCCGCTGGTGCCCGGGGTGGTGGTGCTGGAACAGGTGCTGCAGGCGGTGGCTGCCGAGTGCGGACATGCGGTCGGCGCGCTGCGCCTGCCGCAGGTGAAGTTCATGGCACCCCTGCTGCCGGATGAGCAGGCGCGGATAGAACTAGAAGGACAGGCACCGCGCTGGAAATTCCGCGTGCTGCGCGCTGACCAGCTGCTGGTGCGTGGCGAGCTGGTGTTGGCCGAAGCTGACGCGCGGGCATGA
- a CDS encoding LpxL/LpxP family acyltransferase, translating into MNAPDWKHRPEGGGRSAVRLIGGIARHGGRGIARACLYPITCYFYCVRGEERRASADYLRRLFGRPARALEVARHIHTFAATILDRVFLLAGRTALFDIRSSGTEPLLQLLDQGRGVLVFGSHLGSFDALRVLARMRPDLKLRVLMDRAHNAAITELLAELDPKLADCIIDAAQDGTAIVLAIQQALAEGAMVALLVDRARPDEPAIAAPLLGSAAAFPTAPWLIANALKAPVVLAFGLYRGGNRYDLRFESFAEAVDIPRRGRAELLSALIHRYAGRLEHHLRDAPYNWFNFYDFWHSQDPAPTAVPADEPAAQ; encoded by the coding sequence ATGAACGCGCCCGACTGGAAGCATCGACCTGAAGGCGGCGGACGCTCCGCGGTCCGCCTGATCGGCGGCATTGCCCGCCATGGCGGGCGCGGCATTGCCCGCGCCTGCCTGTATCCGATCACCTGCTATTTCTACTGCGTGCGTGGTGAAGAGCGGCGTGCCTCCGCCGACTACCTGCGGCGCCTGTTCGGGCGCCCGGCGCGTGCGCTGGAAGTGGCACGGCACATCCACACCTTCGCCGCCACCATCCTGGATCGGGTGTTCCTGCTGGCCGGCCGCACCGCTCTGTTCGACATCCGCAGCAGCGGCACCGAGCCGCTGCTGCAGTTGCTGGACCAGGGCCGCGGGGTGCTGGTGTTCGGCTCCCACCTGGGCAGTTTCGATGCGCTGCGGGTGCTGGCACGGATGCGCCCGGACCTGAAACTGCGGGTGCTGATGGACCGTGCGCACAACGCCGCCATCACCGAGCTGCTGGCCGAGCTCGACCCCAAGCTGGCCGACTGCATCATCGATGCCGCGCAGGATGGCACGGCGATCGTGCTGGCCATCCAGCAGGCCTTGGCGGAAGGGGCGATGGTGGCCTTGCTGGTGGACAGGGCACGCCCGGACGAGCCCGCCATCGCGGCACCGCTACTGGGCAGCGCAGCAGCCTTCCCGACCGCACCCTGGTTGATCGCCAATGCACTGAAGGCGCCGGTGGTGCTGGCATTTGGCCTGTACCGTGGCGGCAACCGCTACGACCTGCGCTTCGAGTCGTTTGCCGAGGCGGTGGACATTCCACGGCGCGGCCGCGCCGAGTTGTTGTCCGCGCTTATCCACCGTTACGCCGGCAGGTTGGAGCATCACCTGCGCGACGCCCCTTACAACTGGTTCAATTTCTATGATTTCTGGCATTCCCAAGACCCTGCGCCCACTGCTGTGCCTGCTGACGAGCCTGCTGCTCAGTAG